A region from the Fusibacter sp. A1 genome encodes:
- a CDS encoding IPT/TIG domain-containing protein codes for MKKIISLILVALLMLSHFTYVAPLTAWALDVGDGATVTNVKFIKQHVGYDVTGGNVILIGSNLTGINVLFEIEGGIPTALGTLHADSNDFFLNYVLDFDEADSFTGKIYIGNKIINLNTPNFPNITSSSTAIVNQDEAEEIVISGSNLDRINDTTITGTFGRGIQQYNIRDYLSGIGQTASDVAFSPTAPGALGYQDITLTQTAAGDPNIEVTYYYQNAFRILENLDIAPVSMYPNAASKGDIITLSSTKFSDARNYQVYFLNTTDNDFAFSEDKRSPSVSLSSDKQRMSVQIPNNTQIALGTKRVVVVDVVNNEIVARYDLTEGFNLLDAVFKPTITKINPKTGTDEGANIQIIGRNLITPNIPELVSGSGSIGITSATPSAANRVMNIDFDETNLTFKGVPVDTLSRTIKAIISKQAFFELTGTGTVKYAKIGADDYLYTISDIIDDAQADPFKDVIVELDTEIVDENGLVFTFSQSVTVLDGFEFIPSSIEPIINSVTPDKVQINPAFSPKENTLLSIEGDDFLVNKYTDSSGIIHTNYPVVLIQVTDTLGDGDYVVKFDKNDTSGSPNGTIYDKDGIVPGVSVDMVILDSNKNIIDGSVGNEIGQRINVYLPREVTLPSGGKKNIQVINPKRNSNDLGDGYVVLDIIDFVLATDTPVIESVVPSIVTADSREEIVITGSNFQDGVKVYIDGIDVGEVVRAIDPQGNSMTLTFRAPVGRVTKTQVQVLNPLGGLAVRDFYYVQSFNQDPLINVVSPNKGTVDTLVVVSGDNYFKPDAAAATAEGLDGFRLLGTRVLLDGEDINTYNYNSFGEIEFIDYTSPDSTYNLVSNEAGRIKVSPFYVNTLITSQDDQVVYELTFDADGNPQIYDGNQIIYTLKYNEISGYQAFDNTGALVGAFTFNASSITINAASPVTFKVRLDNNLLRANYTINKKLTADLSDYWYAVILEDENTGDFFTLQKLADNSLRLTNGQFNVFTIKATGSSVDVPVFKAIDQSLNAYDVSINQTNLTVNTAQPIVLKMRTAFTYDSNDKRIVGSRVKVATKDKLEFVVPNIASSTGPKDVTVVNPDTKSDTKIDGFYYYHLPATQPSIASITPDRGSVSGGYIVTVIGKDFKETSQIYFDGILVPPANKSVNLAGTQMEVKVPTYPVDITEVFGVGELAVSVVIVNNDGGSAQLKDGFTYVKPASTPKISQVILNKGSTNGGEVVEIIGEDFRFFEPYVNLGGGSGYDTGIDTFTNINSKLATVVKWDHLLQKRYEGSVDLWEQTSMPGGANYYGYDYYYASPILPRVYFGTQLAKIVDFDVDYLKVIVPTNTEGVKDVIVMNNDAGVSNKMSYTFEASKPKVTYINPNQGARTGGELREIVGSGFADDSFMAYLNDDATQIVDSGNQVEALVRFGDLTNTSVPIGNANDGRINANRATVNIEGGLSVSYDGNAGGIDVKLEEGGVIYSRSFTNYDGSEVFIPTGMLKNDIYYYQPVGYNYTTPTVFNTATDYEWIRVKVDPISKRLFVGRGYAPKVDFETTGKLTLTTPAYYTVDPVTVYVFNPDGGVATIGFKFTNPASKPTIQSVSPFEPIPANSVENPTGTEQRMVQASISGGIDIEIRGHDFRDGVKVYLGTKAAQVLDITYDEVNDLEVIIAKVPAGSATDINVKLPIIIENTDGGIANTTDVNKLGTDKRLIYFIYRKPLSLPVIKGLVPNRTSQYGGNVVEIRGTDFRAGALVIIGSIGGVPVTPFAIEDVGRFIQFVVPANLTAGPKNIQVINTDFGTVTLNGALTVISYPTVADEIVSKDGSSPVSVVSTEGGQVIKLTGTNFQSGAKVVFGGQRILQIAGSTGEIGFYKDDKTYVIQGGVLAPKVEFVDENTLLVTTPEVFEEREYVLTVINPDTGLSDSNAKIRYSVPVPSAPTSLKVEVVNDQYIKLFNYHVDNVKYYELYTYLGRKSRTQLTSNDYRDFNSLGTTTLEPYKITRLDGFYDLVSPDKIYFVVKAVNEYGSSAWSNIVYLEYAQYEKIVTLGDPDNDGGLLPGLKEIATSEMLGSDLTILFTDERFSSNIQVDLTSDAFKDMKKIKIIMPDAMIQSNYSRMTLGSELLDLSYVPYGFNNDQFKLNNTISKEYVTWSTDLQQNSSTSSAISQLPRTVKTVSPVVSIDFTIANNTGTRNLGNLIIPIDVRFNIASQQVSVKASSYTVYHYDTNARKWSIVNSSIDRSTNEVKIQVMSSGYYVLTVNN; via the coding sequence ATGAAAAAAATAATTTCACTGATCCTAGTCGCACTCTTGATGCTCAGTCATTTCACCTATGTCGCGCCACTTACCGCTTGGGCGCTCGATGTCGGGGACGGCGCGACCGTCACCAATGTCAAGTTCATCAAGCAACATGTTGGCTACGATGTCACAGGCGGTAATGTCATCCTGATCGGTAGCAACCTTACTGGAATCAACGTCCTGTTTGAAATAGAGGGCGGTATTCCGACAGCGCTTGGAACCTTGCATGCGGATTCGAACGATTTCTTCTTGAATTACGTGTTGGACTTCGATGAGGCGGACTCGTTTACAGGTAAAATATACATCGGGAACAAGATCATCAACCTGAACACGCCGAACTTCCCGAACATCACAAGCTCAAGCACTGCGATCGTCAACCAGGACGAGGCGGAGGAAATTGTGATCAGCGGTTCCAATCTTGACAGAATCAACGATACCACCATCACGGGAACTTTTGGTCGCGGTATCCAGCAGTACAACATTCGAGACTACCTATCCGGAATCGGTCAGACCGCTTCGGATGTGGCTTTTTCACCTACAGCGCCAGGAGCCTTGGGATACCAGGACATCACGCTCACGCAGACCGCTGCCGGTGATCCCAATATCGAAGTTACGTATTATTATCAAAACGCATTCAGAATTTTAGAAAACCTGGATATCGCTCCTGTAAGCATGTATCCCAATGCCGCCAGCAAGGGTGATATCATCACGCTTAGTTCGACTAAATTCTCAGATGCCAGAAACTATCAGGTCTATTTTTTAAATACGACCGACAATGATTTCGCATTTTCTGAGGATAAGAGGTCGCCGAGCGTCTCCCTGTCGTCCGATAAGCAGAGAATGAGCGTTCAGATACCCAACAACACCCAGATCGCCCTTGGTACCAAGAGGGTTGTGGTTGTCGATGTGGTGAACAACGAGATCGTCGCTAGATACGATCTGACCGAAGGCTTCAACCTGCTCGATGCGGTCTTCAAACCAACGATTACAAAGATAAATCCCAAGACCGGAACGGATGAGGGAGCCAACATACAGATCATCGGTCGTAATCTGATTACACCGAACATCCCGGAACTTGTCTCGGGATCAGGATCGATCGGAATCACTTCTGCGACGCCATCGGCTGCCAACAGGGTGATGAACATCGATTTTGATGAAACAAACCTGACCTTCAAGGGGGTGCCTGTCGATACGCTATCAAGAACAATCAAAGCGATCATCTCAAAGCAGGCCTTCTTCGAACTGACGGGTACAGGAACAGTCAAGTATGCAAAAATCGGTGCGGACGATTATCTTTATACGATATCCGATATCATCGACGATGCCCAGGCTGATCCATTCAAAGACGTCATCGTGGAACTCGATACGGAAATCGTGGATGAAAACGGTCTAGTCTTCACCTTCAGCCAATCGGTCACCGTACTTGACGGATTCGAGTTTATTCCAAGTTCGATAGAACCGATCATCAACAGCGTGACTCCGGACAAGGTGCAGATCAATCCTGCATTCAGTCCAAAGGAAAACACCCTTCTTTCCATTGAAGGGGACGACTTCCTGGTTAATAAATATACCGATTCCTCTGGAATCATCCACACTAACTACCCAGTCGTGCTCATCCAGGTGACCGACACCCTAGGTGACGGCGACTATGTTGTCAAATTCGATAAGAACGACACCAGCGGCTCGCCTAACGGAACGATCTACGATAAAGACGGGATCGTGCCGGGAGTCAGTGTGGACATGGTCATCCTTGATAGCAATAAGAACATCATCGACGGCTCGGTCGGCAACGAGATCGGGCAGAGAATCAATGTCTACCTTCCAAGGGAAGTGACCCTGCCGTCCGGTGGGAAGAAAAACATTCAGGTCATCAATCCAAAAAGAAATTCCAATGACTTAGGGGACGGCTATGTCGTGCTCGACATCATTGACTTTGTGCTTGCTACAGACACGCCTGTGATTGAATCGGTGGTACCAAGCATTGTCACTGCGGATTCAAGAGAAGAGATCGTTATCACAGGTTCGAACTTTCAGGACGGCGTCAAGGTGTACATCGACGGAATCGATGTAGGTGAAGTCGTCCGTGCGATCGACCCCCAGGGTAACAGCATGACGCTGACCTTCAGGGCTCCTGTCGGACGTGTCACAAAAACTCAGGTTCAGGTGCTTAATCCGCTTGGTGGACTTGCAGTGAGGGACTTCTACTATGTGCAGTCCTTCAATCAGGACCCGCTCATCAATGTGGTTTCGCCCAATAAGGGAACTGTGGACACCTTGGTGGTTGTCTCTGGAGACAACTACTTCAAACCCGATGCTGCGGCAGCGACAGCCGAAGGCCTTGACGGATTCAGGCTGCTGGGAACAAGAGTGCTGCTTGACGGTGAGGATATCAATACCTATAACTACAACAGCTTCGGAGAAATCGAATTTATAGACTACACCTCTCCCGATTCGACCTATAATCTGGTGAGCAATGAAGCGGGTAGAATCAAAGTGTCGCCGTTTTATGTAAATACACTGATCACAAGCCAAGACGATCAGGTGGTTTACGAGCTTACTTTTGATGCGGATGGAAACCCTCAGATCTATGACGGGAATCAGATCATCTACACCTTGAAGTACAATGAGATCAGCGGCTACCAGGCCTTTGACAATACCGGCGCCCTAGTAGGAGCCTTTACGTTCAATGCAAGCTCAATCACCATAAACGCTGCAAGTCCCGTCACCTTTAAGGTAAGACTTGACAACAACCTGTTAAGGGCCAACTATACGATCAATAAAAAGTTGACCGCGGATCTTTCCGACTACTGGTATGCAGTGATTCTTGAAGATGAGAACACAGGTGACTTCTTCACACTTCAAAAGCTGGCGGACAACAGCCTAAGGCTGACAAACGGACAGTTCAACGTATTTACCATAAAAGCCACGGGCTCTAGTGTCGATGTTCCCGTATTCAAGGCCATAGACCAGTCGCTCAACGCTTATGACGTGAGCATCAACCAGACGAACTTGACCGTGAACACGGCTCAGCCGATCGTGCTGAAGATGCGCACAGCCTTTACCTATGACAGTAACGACAAACGTATTGTCGGAAGCCGTGTGAAGGTCGCTACAAAAGACAAGCTCGAGTTCGTCGTTCCGAATATCGCTTCGAGCACCGGACCCAAGGATGTTACGGTAGTCAATCCAGATACCAAGTCGGATACGAAGATCGACGGATTCTATTATTATCACCTACCGGCGACTCAACCGAGCATCGCAAGCATCACCCCGGACCGCGGATCGGTATCGGGCGGATATATCGTTACAGTGATCGGTAAGGATTTTAAAGAAACCTCTCAGATCTATTTTGACGGAATACTCGTACCTCCTGCAAACAAGTCGGTCAATCTGGCAGGGACGCAGATGGAAGTAAAGGTGCCGACGTATCCAGTCGATATCACTGAAGTTTTCGGAGTCGGTGAACTGGCGGTATCCGTCGTTATTGTCAACAACGACGGCGGTAGCGCGCAGCTCAAAGACGGTTTTACCTATGTGAAGCCTGCATCGACGCCAAAAATAAGTCAGGTTATTCTAAATAAAGGTAGCACCAACGGTGGAGAGGTAGTCGAGATCATCGGCGAAGACTTCAGATTCTTTGAACCCTACGTCAATCTAGGCGGAGGCTCTGGCTACGACACCGGAATCGACACCTTCACCAATATCAACAGCAAACTCGCTACCGTGGTCAAATGGGACCATCTGCTTCAGAAGAGATATGAAGGAAGTGTCGACTTATGGGAACAGACGTCGATGCCGGGCGGGGCCAACTATTACGGATATGACTACTACTATGCCTCACCGATTTTACCAAGGGTCTACTTTGGAACGCAGCTGGCAAAAATAGTTGACTTTGATGTGGATTATCTTAAGGTGATCGTGCCGACGAACACAGAAGGCGTAAAAGACGTCATCGTGATGAACAACGACGCGGGCGTATCCAACAAAATGAGCTACACCTTTGAAGCTTCAAAACCGAAAGTCACCTATATCAATCCAAACCAAGGCGCTAGAACAGGCGGAGAACTACGCGAGATCGTCGGTAGCGGATTTGCCGATGACTCCTTTATGGCTTATCTGAACGACGACGCCACGCAGATTGTGGACTCTGGAAACCAGGTCGAAGCGCTTGTGCGCTTTGGAGACCTGACCAACACCTCTGTTCCTATAGGAAACGCGAACGATGGACGGATCAACGCGAATAGGGCGACAGTGAACATCGAAGGCGGCCTGAGTGTATCCTATGACGGAAATGCAGGCGGCATCGATGTTAAACTCGAAGAAGGCGGAGTCATCTATTCCAGGAGCTTTACAAACTATGACGGTTCGGAAGTATTCATTCCTACGGGAATGCTGAAAAATGACATTTACTATTATCAACCCGTCGGCTACAATTACACCACGCCGACAGTCTTCAATACAGCAACGGATTATGAATGGATCAGGGTAAAAGTGGATCCTATCAGTAAGCGTTTGTTTGTTGGTAGAGGCTATGCGCCAAAGGTCGATTTTGAAACGACCGGCAAGCTGACATTAACCACACCCGCATATTACACTGTGGATCCTGTCACCGTGTATGTGTTCAATCCGGACGGTGGAGTCGCAACCATCGGATTCAAGTTCACCAACCCGGCATCAAAACCGACCATACAATCAGTAAGTCCCTTCGAACCCATACCGGCCAATTCGGTAGAGAATCCGACCGGTACGGAACAGCGAATGGTACAGGCCTCGATAAGCGGTGGAATAGACATCGAAATCAGAGGACATGATTTTAGGGACGGGGTCAAGGTCTATCTTGGAACGAAAGCCGCACAAGTGCTCGACATCACCTACGATGAAGTGAACGACCTTGAGGTCATCATTGCGAAAGTTCCGGCGGGGAGCGCCACAGACATCAACGTGAAGCTGCCTATCATCATTGAAAACACCGATGGAGGTATCGCCAATACGACGGATGTGAACAAGCTGGGAACCGATAAGCGTCTGATCTACTTCATCTACCGTAAGCCGCTCAGTTTACCTGTGATCAAGGGACTGGTTCCAAATCGCACATCCCAGTATGGCGGAAATGTGGTAGAGATACGCGGAACAGACTTCAGGGCAGGAGCCTTAGTCATCATCGGTTCCATAGGTGGCGTTCCGGTTACGCCTTTTGCAATTGAGGATGTCGGACGATTCATCCAATTTGTGGTTCCGGCCAATTTGACAGCCGGTCCCAAAAATATTCAGGTCATCAATACCGACTTCGGTACAGTGACACTTAACGGCGCCTTGACGGTAATCAGCTACCCTACAGTGGCAGATGAGATAGTTTCAAAAGACGGTTCAAGTCCCGTATCAGTGGTTTCCACTGAAGGCGGTCAAGTGATCAAACTGACAGGCACCAACTTCCAAAGCGGTGCGAAAGTCGTTTTCGGAGGGCAGCGGATACTTCAGATTGCTGGAAGTACCGGTGAAATCGGATTTTACAAGGACGACAAGACCTATGTGATACAAGGTGGAGTGCTGGCGCCTAAAGTGGAGTTTGTCGATGAGAACACGCTGCTTGTCACCACACCCGAAGTCTTCGAAGAAAGGGAATATGTACTCACAGTCATCAATCCCGATACGGGACTTAGCGATTCGAATGCGAAGATCAGGTATAGTGTTCCTGTTCCTTCAGCGCCGACTTCGTTAAAGGTTGAAGTGGTGAACGACCAGTATATCAAGCTGTTCAACTACCACGTGGATAATGTGAAGTATTATGAGCTTTATACCTATCTTGGAAGAAAATCGAGAACACAGCTGACAAGTAACGACTATAGGGATTTCAACTCTTTAGGGACAACAACCCTAGAACCCTATAAGATTACTAGACTCGACGGGTTTTACGATTTGGTTTCCCCTGACAAAATCTATTTTGTCGTAAAGGCAGTCAATGAATACGGCTCATCGGCATGGTCGAACATCGTCTATCTCGAGTACGCTCAGTATGAGAAGATAGTAACCTTGGGCGATCCCGACAACGACGGTGGACTGCTTCCAGGATTAAAAGAGATTGCGACCAGCGAAATGTTAGGATCTGACCTGACCATCCTCTTTACGGATGAAAGGTTCTCATCAAACATTCAGGTGGATCTGACTTCGGACGCCTTCAAGGACATGAAAAAGATCAAGATCATCATGCCTGATGCGATGATTCAAAGCAACTATTCGCGTATGACGCTGGGATCGGAACTACTGGATTTGAGTTATGTTCCCTATGGATTCAATAACGATCAGTTTAAACTGAACAACACAATCAGCAAGGAATATGTGACATGGTCGACAGACCTGCAGCAGAACAGTTCCACAAGCAGTGCGATAAGCCAGTTGCCAAGAACCGTCAAGACGGTCTCGCCTGTGGTGAGCATCGATTTTACAATCGCGAACAACACAGGAACTCGAAATTTAGGCAATCTGATCATTCCAATCGATGTCAGATTCAATATCGCCTCACAGCAAGTAAGTGTAAAAGCATCTAGCTATACTGTTTATCACTATGATACAAACGCAAGGAAATGGTCAATTGTTAACTCGTCAATTGATAGATCAACGAATGAAGTTAAAATTCAAGTCATGTCGAGTGGTTATTATGTTTTGACTGTTAACAATTAA
- a CDS encoding S-layer homology domain-containing protein — MKRTLILILALLLTLQGAWALPATWSQRAVFKLNIQGVVEGALSDLNAMQQAITREEFAEMAVRLYIKASGTVLELLPQTHNFEDTDNPYVGAAYRLGIVNGMSSTVFAPKAKVTREQIATMLYRELTILGLSPEYGTQTPFSDDGQIASWAKTGVNYCKFHGLVNGVGNNRFAPKNDATREQVFMLVDNILTKYKWGLDRPQASTDFINAYKTPTTGATQLVLSERSDMGITLRIQSGFAPEDRSAIDIEQQWLDLYDILIQKWSYTGVERLLLQAKDKWESTNLQYSFGEVYYLTSTGTLQSTQPKSKPYIQVRYQGVMLLDIYN, encoded by the coding sequence ATGAAAAGAACGTTAATACTGATCCTTGCTTTACTGCTGACCCTTCAGGGGGCATGGGCGCTTCCCGCGACCTGGTCGCAGCGCGCAGTCTTTAAGCTTAATATTCAAGGCGTCGTCGAAGGAGCCCTTTCGGACTTGAACGCGATGCAGCAAGCCATCACAAGGGAAGAATTCGCTGAAATGGCGGTAAGGCTATATATCAAGGCGAGCGGTACGGTTTTAGAGCTCTTGCCGCAGACCCATAACTTTGAAGACACGGACAATCCGTATGTGGGGGCCGCTTACCGGCTTGGGATTGTCAACGGCATGTCATCGACCGTTTTCGCGCCTAAGGCCAAAGTTACAAGAGAACAGATCGCAACCATGCTCTATAGGGAGCTTACGATCTTGGGTCTTTCTCCTGAGTACGGGACTCAGACGCCTTTTTCAGACGACGGTCAAATTGCCTCATGGGCAAAGACCGGTGTCAACTACTGTAAATTCCACGGTCTAGTCAACGGAGTCGGCAACAACCGATTCGCGCCTAAAAATGACGCGACAAGAGAACAGGTCTTCATGCTCGTCGACAACATACTCACCAAGTATAAGTGGGGACTCGATAGACCACAGGCGTCGACGGACTTTATCAACGCTTACAAGACCCCGACCACAGGCGCAACCCAGCTGGTGCTCAGCGAACGATCCGACATGGGCATAACCCTCAGAATTCAGTCCGGCTTCGCACCGGAGGATAGGTCGGCGATCGACATCGAGCAGCAGTGGCTGGACCTCTATGACATTCTAATTCAAAAATGGTCCTATACGGGAGTGGAGCGTCTTTTGCTGCAGGCCAAAGATAAATGGGAAAGCACAAATCTGCAATATTCCTTTGGTGAAGTCTACTACTTGACTTCGACCGGGACGCTTCAATCGACACAACCCAAATCGAAACCGTATATTCAGGTACGTTACCAAGGGGTGATGCTGCTTGATATCTACAATTAG
- a CDS encoding mechanosensitive ion channel family protein, whose amino-acid sequence MDFVKEYLTAVDIAGIAYALITFLVGWSIIGAVNKYMPKTLAKTKLDDTLKPFVTSLIIIGAKVILIVTVIGMLGVENTSFVAILGAASFAVGLAFQGTLSNFAGGVLLITLRPFKVGDVISAAGFTGTVEAVHIFNTVIVTPDNKVALIPNGTLSNTSILNYSIKDTRRVDLNFGVGYDADIDRVKSILSEIIANQPGTLSDPAPFVAVSEHADSAVIFVVRVWVNAADFWAVHFGLLETVKKRFDQENISIPYPQMDVHLDK is encoded by the coding sequence ATGGATTTTGTTAAAGAATACCTTACCGCGGTAGATATCGCAGGCATCGCATATGCGCTGATCACATTCCTTGTCGGTTGGAGCATCATAGGCGCTGTCAATAAATACATGCCCAAAACCCTTGCAAAAACAAAATTGGACGACACACTCAAGCCCTTCGTCACTTCACTTATCATAATCGGAGCAAAAGTGATTCTGATTGTAACCGTCATAGGAATGCTCGGTGTTGAGAACACCAGTTTCGTCGCAATTCTGGGGGCGGCAAGTTTTGCAGTAGGTCTCGCCTTTCAAGGCACGCTCTCAAACTTCGCAGGTGGCGTACTGCTGATCACACTGCGACCCTTCAAGGTCGGCGATGTCATCTCAGCCGCTGGATTCACAGGCACCGTCGAAGCGGTACACATCTTCAACACCGTCATCGTCACACCCGACAACAAAGTCGCGCTCATTCCAAACGGAACATTATCAAACACAAGCATACTCAACTATTCCATCAAGGATACAAGACGTGTGGATTTGAATTTCGGTGTAGGCTATGATGCGGATATCGACCGAGTCAAAAGCATCTTGTCAGAGATCATCGCAAATCAGCCGGGAACCCTTTCCGATCCAGCGCCCTTTGTCGCCGTTTCTGAACACGCCGACAGCGCAGTCATCTTTGTCGTTCGCGTCTGGGTCAATGCAGCCGACTTCTGGGCGGTTCACTTTGGACTTCTCGAGACGGTTAAAAAGCGATTCGACCAAGAGAACATCAGCATTCCTTATCCGCAAATGGATGTTCATTTAGACAAATAG
- a CDS encoding DUF4250 domain-containing protein — MFAPKLPNDPHLLLSMVNMKLRDEYDSLHALVDDFHIDSHDLINKLALHGYVYHEKNNQFVHQEVFQK; from the coding sequence ATGTTCGCACCTAAATTACCTAATGATCCGCACCTGCTGCTAAGTATGGTCAACATGAAATTGAGAGATGAGTACGATTCACTTCACGCGCTTGTCGATGATTTTCATATCGACAGCCACGATCTGATCAACAAACTCGCACTTCATGGATATGTCTATCATGAGAAGAACAACCAGTTTGTTCATCAAGAGGTTTTTCAGAAATAA
- a CDS encoding DUF4153 domain-containing protein: protein MIIKLKTWFITAFKTLKHSIERYPEALLLAYAFGVTAILMNHASYTQTDYRNMLEHLLLTFSLGVPMLLSVKMLHESYFKKNWHRIAMDVFAGVLLILFYLTIPKEINDIFALRVFVVNVSLYLSFTLIPFFYQKRGYALYVLKLIADFAVTFLYSLVLFLGLAAIYFALEELFGIDIKSDLYSDTFVVVATGFAPTYFLGGLIRSAQEIENFSYSNVFKILFVYIVMPILSIYTGILYAYFIKLMIGMTLPENIIGNLVIWYSGITLVVLFFTSGQKDANAFSKLFHKYMPIAILLPLAMMFYAMFIRIDAYGLTVKRYFVVALGIWVLGNMIYLIVSKKKVNQVIVMTAVIVMLLTMYGPLGAYPMSIWQQNARFEKALTEYGMLTDSVIIARTDLTEEQERVVIDAIHYFSWQHELSDLKLLPEGFETSDTKEVFGFEYDGYGYPRFQEEYFSYWSDNEQMDMDIEGYTRLVRINWYDGVQNKLGVHLIENEAGDFDVYDKDVYLTNLPIIKWIEGRENRDAMVSADDATIVFEENGKTYKAIVQNINGEMNGDRTTISIKNMNLILLIE, encoded by the coding sequence ATGATCATAAAATTGAAAACTTGGTTTATCACCGCATTCAAAACACTAAAACACTCCATCGAAAGGTACCCTGAAGCACTTTTGCTGGCGTATGCTTTTGGTGTGACGGCGATTCTCATGAATCATGCCTCATACACTCAGACGGATTACCGTAACATGCTTGAACACCTGCTGCTCACTTTTTCACTGGGGGTACCGATGCTCCTGAGTGTTAAGATGCTTCATGAATCCTATTTTAAAAAGAACTGGCATAGGATCGCGATGGACGTTTTTGCAGGGGTTTTACTGATCCTTTTCTATCTGACGATTCCTAAAGAGATCAACGACATCTTCGCCCTTCGGGTGTTTGTCGTCAATGTAAGCTTATATTTGTCCTTCACGCTGATTCCCTTCTTTTATCAGAAAAGGGGGTATGCGCTTTATGTACTGAAACTGATCGCTGATTTTGCAGTCACCTTCTTGTACTCGCTGGTACTGTTTCTGGGACTGGCTGCGATCTACTTCGCGCTTGAAGAGCTGTTCGGTATCGATATCAAAAGCGACCTATACTCCGACACGTTTGTGGTCGTGGCGACAGGATTCGCACCTACTTATTTTTTAGGCGGTCTGATAAGATCAGCGCAGGAAATCGAGAATTTCTCCTATTCGAATGTGTTCAAAATACTTTTTGTCTATATCGTAATGCCGATTCTCAGCATCTACACAGGCATCCTATACGCCTATTTCATAAAGCTTATGATAGGCATGACGCTACCTGAAAACATTATAGGAAACCTTGTGATCTGGTACAGCGGCATCACACTTGTGGTTCTCTTTTTCACCAGCGGCCAAAAGGATGCCAACGCGTTCTCAAAGCTCTTTCATAAATACATGCCTATCGCCATCCTCCTGCCCCTTGCCATGATGTTTTATGCGATGTTCATACGCATCGACGCGTATGGATTGACGGTCAAACGCTACTTCGTGGTGGCGCTTGGCATCTGGGTGCTCGGGAATATGATCTACCTGATTGTGAGTAAGAAGAAGGTCAATCAGGTGATTGTGATGACCGCTGTAATCGTAATGCTCCTAACCATGTACGGACCGCTTGGCGCGTATCCTATGAGCATATGGCAGCAAAATGCAAGATTTGAAAAGGCTCTTACCGAGTATGGCATGCTGACAGACTCAGTCATCATAGCAAGGACCGATCTGACAGAGGAACAAGAGCGTGTGGTCATCGACGCCATCCACTACTTCAGCTGGCAGCACGAACTAAGCGACCTAAAGCTCCTGCCTGAGGGGTTTGAAACGAGCGACACAAAAGAGGTCTTCGGTTTTGAGTATGACGGATACGGATATCCTAGATTCCAGGAAGAATACTTCAGTTACTGGTCGGATAACGAACAGATGGATATGGATATCGAGGGATATACAAGGCTCGTCAGGATCAACTGGTATGACGGGGTTCAAAATAAGCTGGGAGTCCATCTGATTGAAAATGAGGCGGGAGACTTTGACGTTTACGATAAGGACGTCTATCTCACAAACCTTCCCATCATCAAATGGATCGAAGGGAGAGAGAACAGGGACGCTATGGTAAGTGCCGATGATGCGACAATCGTCTTTGAGGAAAACGGAAAAACCTATAAGGCCATCGTTCAAAACATCAATGGCGAAATGAACGGTGATAGAACCACCATCTCAATCAAAAACATGAACCTGATCCTGCTTATCGAATAA